The Camelina sativa cultivar DH55 chromosome 16, Cs, whole genome shotgun sequence sequence CAAAAGAAGCTTTCACTCTTTCCTCGACCAGACGAGCACCACAAAGATGTCGTTTGAATCCGGTCTTGCACATGACGAGGTGAATGGTTTAATGTTGTGTACAGAGTATCTAGGGTTCGAGAGTTACGACATGAGGATGTCCGAGAACGAGGTGGACAATAAGATGACGTGTCATGCGGAGGTAGAGACCAAGATGGTCGATACAAAGAGGTTAAAGACGAAGGAGAATGTGGTGGCgcgagagaagaaaagagagtttcCTCCTCCCCTCTCGTCCTTGAACGGCCTAGGGCAACCGTCTTTTTATCTCCGGCCGGTGAGGAAAGACGGTAGATTGGAACTTACCCGAGTTATGATTGATCGACCAGAGATTTTCCATGCTTCCCGAGAAGATGGACGGTTGAGATTACAACTTGTCGATGGTGCTTATTGTGGTCCTGAAGAAATTGTGGAGTTAGAAGATGAACCAAAGGGTCTAGATAATGAGCATGAGAGCG is a genomic window containing:
- the LOC104750294 gene encoding protein FANTASTIC FOUR 1-like gives rise to the protein MSFYKRSFHSFLDQTSTTKMSFESGLAHDEVNGLMLCTEYLGFESYDMRMSENEVDNKMTCHAEVETKMVDTKRLKTKENVVAREKKREFPPPLSSLNGLGQPSFYLRPVRKDGRLELTRVMIDRPEIFHASREDGRLRLQLVDGAYCGPEEIVELEDEPKGLDNEHESEEISRSDIECGREINGEDNDTTSDQVVDLYTMINDDSATKSWRCKSSHEVSVNSDNDVAHFHDDHATREWRYKIVASMNHNENNRHHHIHPYHHHNSNNNMHLWTRAYVKTR